A region of the Haemophilus parainfluenzae genome:
TTTAGGTAGGCTACCTCCGCTTCAAGCTGTAAAATTCTCAGGCGTAAACGGTCTTCTTCAGTTTTGGGTGGCGGTGGCATTCTGGCATATTTGGGTTTCATTGGTGGTCGTCCTGATGGTTTACGGGGAATCAGTCCTTTTATGCCACTTTTTTCAAACCGTTTCAACCATGTCCCGACTAGGGTGTTGGAGGGAATATTGTAAAAACGCGCGGCTTCTCTAATACTCATTTTCTCATTCAAAATAGGTTGAATAACCTGTAATTTAAATTCGATTGTGTAGTGTTTACCCATAAAAAAATCTGCACCTCAATTGTTGGTTTGTTGAGTCCAACTTTTGGGGTGCAGATCATTTTGACCGCTCTTTTACTTTTCTAGATATTCATTTCTTGAAATAGATTTAATTTATCCGGCACAAGATAAACGTGATCACCTATTTTATACTGCGCATTGAGATAGTTTTCTTTGGTAAGAATCACCTCAATCGGTTGTTCTGTTTGCGAACTTTCCACTTCAATTCTTAC
Encoded here:
- a CDS encoding helix-turn-helix domain-containing protein; the protein is MGKHYTIEFKLQVIQPILNEKMSIREAARFYNIPSNTLVGTWLKRFEKSGIKGLIPRKPSGRPPMKPKYARMPPPPKTEEDRLRLRILQLEAEVAYLKELRRLRLQDEAEQRKLSKG